One stretch of Paenibacillus sp. FSL R5-0341 DNA includes these proteins:
- the dapB gene encoding 4-hydroxy-tetrahydrodipicolinate reductase, with the protein MSEIIRVAVIGAAGRMGREVVKLVLQDPELELAAAVNRSGAGTDAGTLVGLPECGVLVTDDIEMAFAETKPQVMVDFTVPQFAFAHTEIAIRHGVRPVMGVTGFTPEQIEQLDKQCKDKGIGGLIAPNFSIGAILMMRFAAQAAKHMPNVEIIEYHGDQKLDAPSGTAIKTAELIAANREELRQGNPNEEETIEGSRGGYYNGFRIHSVRLPGVFAQQEVVFGDYGQSLKIRHDSYERAGYMPGVKIGVQKVMEYTGLIYGFDHFID; encoded by the coding sequence ATGAGTGAAATAATTAGAGTTGCCGTGATCGGAGCGGCTGGTCGAATGGGCCGTGAAGTCGTGAAATTGGTACTTCAGGACCCGGAACTGGAGCTAGCAGCTGCAGTTAACCGCTCCGGAGCGGGCACGGATGCTGGAACACTTGTTGGTTTGCCAGAGTGTGGAGTACTGGTGACTGATGATATTGAAATGGCTTTTGCCGAAACAAAACCGCAGGTTATGGTCGATTTTACAGTGCCACAATTTGCGTTTGCACATACTGAGATCGCGATCCGTCATGGAGTCAGACCTGTCATGGGTGTTACCGGCTTCACGCCGGAGCAGATCGAACAGTTGGACAAGCAGTGCAAGGACAAAGGAATCGGTGGGCTTATTGCCCCTAACTTCTCGATCGGTGCCATTTTGATGATGCGATTCGCAGCACAGGCTGCCAAGCATATGCCAAATGTGGAGATCATCGAATATCACGGAGATCAGAAGCTGGACGCTCCTTCAGGAACAGCGATCAAAACAGCCGAACTGATTGCTGCCAATCGGGAGGAACTTCGTCAGGGTAATCCAAATGAGGAAGAAACGATTGAAGGATCACGCGGCGGTTATTACAACGGATTCCGAATTCACAGTGTACGGTTGCCTGGTGTATTCGCGCAGCAGGAAGTTGTTTTCGGAGACTATGGACAGTCGCTCAAAATTCGGCATGACTCCTACGAACGTGCAGGTTATATGCCTGGTGTTAAAATTGGTGTACAAAAAGTTATGGAATATACAGGACTCATCTACGGATTTGATCACTTTATCGACTAA